Sequence from the Nocardia brasiliensis genome:
GTCCCCGCCCCGCTCTGCTGCACCCGCATCGACCGGCACTGGATCAGCTGGCTGCGCAGGGCCGCCAGCGGCTGCCTGGTACGGGCCAGCTCGACCGTCACGGTGGCTCTGGCGGCGTCGTCGGTGCCGACCGCGACCGCGCGCTGATCGGCGCCGAATTTCGGTTCCGGCGGCGCGCAGTGCGCCGGTTGCACCTGAGCGCCGCGCCCGGCCCCGGTGAGGTCGCCCGCGGCCTGCGCGGCCGCCTCCGGTGGCAACACCACGGCCGGATAGCGCCGGGGAAACTGCGCCGGTTCCGGCAGCAGTGTGGCCAGCGCGGCGCCGATGTGGCGGGTCACCGAGGTCTGCTCGGCCGAGACCGGGTGACCGGTCACGGTGGACCCGCACCCGGCGAGTATCACCGCACACGCCGCGGGCATGGCGAAGCGCGCCCGCTTGCGCGCCGAATCCGCCACAGTCACCCGACCCACTGTGCCAAACTCCCGGTGCCCGCCCGCGGAGCCACGCCGCGCGCCGGGAATGCGCGGCGCACCTGAGCTGTTGGCTCGTCGTA
This genomic interval carries:
- a CDS encoding sensor domain-containing protein, yielding MTVADSARKRARFAMPAACAVILAGCGSTVTGHPVSAEQTSVTRHIGAALATLLPEPAQFPRRYPAVVLPPEAAAQAAGDLTGAGRGAQVQPAHCAPPEPKFGADQRAVAVGTDDAARATVTVELARTRQPLAALRSQLIQCRSMRVQQSGAGTTVTTELLAAPETDAEDALGLRRTVLPDVAGAGLTQSMRAVTGQVGDVRITVTYMSFSGSEADMSAVNELFATAVRRVDKGA